A window from Marinobacter salsuginis encodes these proteins:
- a CDS encoding MarR family winged helix-turn-helix transcriptional regulator, translated as MSGHSLDQETTPLYVARTCAALYSRVFSRLVTRHYNHHLSDTGLRITQFSILNAIKLSPPNSINELAELLGMERTSLQRTVEKLIAKGFLQSQPTGHKRSLGLSLTTEGEDIYVQALARWEEAHDEFTNMVGADDWSETVGKLRRYSSKLQSTL; from the coding sequence GTGTCCGGGCACTCATTAGACCAGGAAACAACGCCTCTTTACGTTGCCAGAACCTGCGCCGCTCTCTACTCCCGCGTGTTTTCCAGGCTGGTAACCCGTCATTACAACCATCATCTTTCGGACACCGGCCTCAGGATTACGCAGTTCTCTATTCTGAATGCCATCAAACTGTCGCCGCCAAACTCTATTAACGAGTTGGCTGAGCTCCTCGGAATGGAGCGCACATCCCTTCAGCGCACGGTTGAAAAACTAATCGCCAAGGGATTTCTGCAATCCCAGCCTACAGGGCATAAGCGTTCACTGGGGCTTTCATTGACGACGGAGGGCGAAGACATTTACGTGCAGGCACTGGCCAGGTGGGAGGAAGCTCACGATGAGTTCACCAACATGGTGGGTGCAGATGACTGGTCAGAGACCGTGGGAAAGCTCCGGCGCTACAGCAGTAAACTCCAGTCGACCCTCTGA